The proteins below come from a single Triticum aestivum cultivar Chinese Spring chromosome 5D, IWGSC CS RefSeq v2.1, whole genome shotgun sequence genomic window:
- the LOC123124321 gene encoding 2-oxoglutarate-dependent dioxygenase 19, with protein sequence MHGRQEVDQQIKPRQPPACPPQDIGLDIFPPPQIFALPCLRCTIMASPPSSPGQPSGACSEDGIPVVDLAVLLNGEAGERSQAIRHLGRACQDWGFFVVINHGVPEALQSEMMDACKELFSLPPEQKQEHMDVGLMDPVRVGTGFTSSPETVPSLHRFYCRCS encoded by the exons ATGCATGGACGACAGGAGGTGGACCAGCAAATTAAGCCACGGCAGCCACCTGCATGTCCGCCACAGGATATTGGACTGGATATTTTCCCACCGCCACAGATCTTCGCTCTCCCATGCCTCCGCTGCACAATCATGGCCTCTCCTCCTAGCTCCCCTGGCCAACCCAGTGGAGCGTGCAGTGAGGACGGCATCCCCGTCGTCGACTTGGCCGTCCTCCTCAACGGCGAAGCCGGGGAACGGTCGCAGGCGATCCGGCACCTCGGCCGGGCGTGCCAAGACTGGGGCTTCTTCGTG GTGATCAACCATGGGGTGCCCGAGGCTCTCCAGAGCGAGATGATGGACGCTTGCAAGGAGCTGTTCAGCCTACCGCCGGAGCAGAAGCAGGAGCACATGGACGTCGGCCTGATGGACCCCGTCCGCGTCGGTACGGGCTTCACTTCATCGCCGGAGACCGTACCTTCACTTCATCGGTTTTATTGCCGGTGCTCATGA